GACCTTCATGAAGGACCATTTCCTGATGGATGAGCCGGTGGTGGGGACACCCCTGCTGGTGAAGTCTGGTGTGGAGTACACACGGCTTGCGGTGGAGACAGCCCAGGGCATCTACGGGAATAGCCATCTGGTCATGTACCTGGGCACCAGTGAGTAAAGGGCTGAAGGCCCTCAGGGGACCAGAGCAGGGACTGCAACTCGGGCTGAGGAGGGAAACCTTTGAGTTCATTGACTcaggcattcattcaacaaatgttttctggGCATCTACTTTGTGCCTGGCACCCTGCTAGGCTCTGAAAATACAGTGGGAGAACAAAACAGTCCTGTCCCTACCTTCTCTGAGCTTTCAGTCTGGTGGGGGAGAGAAACATGGAGGGCTTTGGTGGCCTCAGCAAGAACTGTTTATCTTATGGGGAAGACATGCTAGAGAGGTGAAGAGTGAGGGAGGATAGAGGGGGAGCTGGAAACAGCGAGAGTAGAGATCACAGATCATGCTTCAGGAAGCTTGGCTGtgaaggggaagaggggaaggggaggtgacTGGAGGAGGGCGTGGGATCCAGCCAGCAAGCTTTTTAAAGATGGGGAAGATCGTCAGGATCCGGTAGAGAGGGGGATGGCGAAGAGGTGGGCAGGTGAGGGGCTAAATGGCAGGTTAAGTTGCAGAGGCAGCAGGAAGCCTGGTTCTAGAACCAGGGGGAGGGACTGGTCGTGAGTGGGGGAGGTACAGACCTCTGCTGGGATGGGAGTGAAGGAGTAGAAGAGGGGATAAGACAGGAAGGGGGCATGTATAGACTTGATGGGGGAAATGGGCAAGACATAGAGGGAGCTCTTTTGTGAAGGCTTTTGTGTTTTCTACGAAGTAGGAGGACACAGGGTCGTGAgtgaggggcagggtggggggagatTGAGGGGTAGAAAAGGTGGGAGGTTTGAGGAGAGAGGCAAAGATTCAAATATTCATCGTAGAAAGAAGGAGAGGGACTTcgctagtggcacagtggttaacaatccgcctgccaatgcgggggacacgggttcgatccctggtccgggaagatcccacatgccacagagcacctaagcccgcgcaccacagctactgagcctgcactctagagcccgcgagccacaactactgagcccgtgctcctagagcccgcgctccgcaacaagagaagctaccataatgagaagcccgcacaccacaatgaagagtagcccccgctcgctgcaactagagaaagcctgcgtgcagcaatgaagacccaacgcagccaaaaataaatacatttatttaaaaaaaaaaagaaaaaaggagagacagTCTGCGGGGGAGATGGGGAAGATTGCCAAGCATATATTATATTGAGGGCCTGGCTGAGGTGGATGACCTTGAGCTTTAGTGGAAGAAACCCATCaggttcattcattcttttaggACATCAGCTGTGCATATATTGGGTATACAatagagaacaaaacagacaaaaatctagCTCCTTTTTGGAGTGCGTGGGGACAGATAATAAACATACTGAAGAGTCAATTACTGGGtgcattatgagattagaaaataaatggagCAGTGTGTGGTCAGGAATGCCAGTTGGGGtggtagtaatttttaaaagggtgGTCAGGGTAGAACTCACTGAAGTGCCTTTGAGTAGAGACACttgatggaggtgagggaggcTGGTGATGTGATTTTCTACAGAAGTGCTCAGCAGTCCGCTTCCCCATGTCCATGGAGAAAGGGGACGGTTGGGTTCCTCCAGGCATGGAGTTCTATCAGGCAGTTGCAAAGGAAGGGCCGAGAGGCAAGGGATTTCCAGCCATTTACAAGCAAGCTCCATCTCCGTGGCATAGAGGGAAACGATCTGACAGACCTGTGTCCAGTGCACACTTCAGAAGGAACTTTCTGACAGCTGGGGAAGCCATCTGGAGTCAGAGAGGGAGCACGAGAGGGGTGTGTAGATGGGGTCAGACAATTtcagctctctctgtctcttcacaGGCACAGGGTCCCTCCACAAggctgtggtgagtggggacaaCAATGCTTATCTGGTGGAGGAGATCCAGCTGCTCCCTGACCCTGAGCCTGTTCGCAACCTGCAGctggcccccacccaggtgggaAGGGGCCTGACCCTCAGATGGCCTTCTAGTGGGGCAGACATTGGGTGCTGGGTTCTTCCTAGGTGTGGCGAGGACGCCCTGACACTCTCCATCTTTCTTCCAGGGCGCAGTGTTTGCAGGCTTCTCAGGAGGCATCTGGAGGGTTCCCCGAGCCAACTGTAGTGTCTACGACAGCTGTGTGGACTGTGTCCTTGCCCGGGACCCTCACTGTGCTTGGGACCCAGAGTCCCAAATCTGcagcctcctgcccacccccatcccgtGAGTGCCAGTTACCCAGCTTATGGTCTTCCTCTTTCCAGGTGCTACTAACACATTCCCTGCAAGATTCCCCCGGCCTGTGGGGGGCTCCTTCAGGGATGGAGTTGCATCAGGCAGTCCACTCTGggcttctcttcccctcctctctgttCTACCTAGTCTCCCAGACCCACCTTCTTCCCCCCTGCACTTCGCTCTCTTGCTCCCGCCTCCTCCCACTCTTGGCTGTTTCAAGGGATAATTTTTGCTTTCCCTGCCTTCTCAGGAAGTCCTGGAAGCAGGACATGGAGCGTGGGAACCCAGAGTGGGCATGTGCCAGTGGCCCCATGGGCAGGAGCGGAAGGCCTCGGAGCCGCCCCCAAATCAGTGAGTGTGGGACCAGGGGAGGCACAAAGGCTCGGGAGGACTTCTGGGAGGGGATGGGcatttctgcctcagtttctcccccaGCACCTGCCTGGCTTGAGACCTGAATACCCAGAGTTGGAATGGATTGGGATGTAGGCTGTAGGGAGGAGGGATAGGAATTCTAAGCTGGGATTCAGGGTTGGGGTTGAAGTTGCTTCTGGTGTCAGAGTTGCAGTCAGATGGACTGGGGAGGTTAGTATGGGGCCCAGACTGGAGATAGGAAAGGGGTCAGAGTTGAGTTTAGGAGTTGAAATAGAAGTTGGAGGTGGGAGTTGGGGCCCACATGTCGGGTAGAGACTCCCTCCTGCCTGCTCTCTCCTTAACCTTTGGCCCCTTTCCCTTACCTACAGTTAAAGAAGTCCTGGCTGTCCCCAACTCTATCCTGgagctcccctgcccccacctctcaGCTCTGGCCTCTTACCACTGGAGTCACGGCACAGCAGCGATCCCGGACATCTCTTCCACAGTCTACCATGGCTCCCTCTTGCTGCTACTgcgagatggggtggggggtctCTATCAGTGCTGGGCCACTGAGAATGACTTCTCATACCCTGTGGTCTCCTACTGGGTGGACAGTCAGGACCAACCCCTGGCCCTGGATCCTGAACTGGCGGGCATTCCCCGGGAACGCATGGAGGCCTCGCTGACCGGAGTCGGTGGTGGGGCTGCCCTGGCTGCCCCGCGGTCCTACTGGCCCCACTTCCTCACCGTCACTGTACTCCTTGCCTTAGTGCTTTCAGGAGCCCTCATCCTCCTCCTCGCCTCCCCTTTGGGGGCACTCCGAGCCCGGGGCAAGGTCCAAGGCTGTGGGACCCTGCCCCTCGGGGAGAAGGCCCCATTGAGCAGGGAGCAGTGCCTCCAATCCCCCAAGGAATTCAGGACCTCTGCCAGTGATGTGGACGCTGACAGCAACCTCCAGGGCACTGAGGTGGCTTAAACTCTGGGTACAAGCTGGAGCTGTCGGGTAGGGCAGGGCGCCTGGCCGTGCTGGCTGGGGGTACCGGGAGCAGTGCAGCCCTGGCTAGGGTGGGCGTAGCACAAAagaccaccttcctcccacaAGAGGACCTTCTCTGCCATTCTGTGCCACCGATAGCACTCAGTGGGGCTGGGCACAGCGGTCTGACTCCCCTATGGGACTCCCTTCTGCCAAGCACGTGGCCTCTCTAATGGGGGCTGCCCCAGACCTGGACCTAGGCTATGATAGGAGGACCTAGAGAGGATCCTTCAGTTCTGGCCATTCCGGGATCTTCCAGAAACATACTGCTACAAGAGACCCTAAAACACCAAACACCTAAGCAACTATAAGATAGCACACCACACCTGGAGACTCCACTCTAAAAGCAGCTGCCACCTTGGACACCAACACTCCCCTCTCCCAAGGCTCTCCAGGACTCTGCAGGGAGCTGCTCCCTTCCTGCTCCCCTTATCAACTCAACCAGGGAGGTCTTTCCTGAAGTCTCACCTCCTTCCATCTTGCTTCAGTTGGGGCAGATTTAACCCCTTCTGGCCTGGCTAGAACACAGGGGTAATCTGAGCCTTGTTCACTCCTTTTCCCTGACTGACCCCTGgacccctttcctctcccctctcctttgtTTTGGGATTCAAAAATGACTTGTCAcagacagtttattttttattaaaaagacaaagctTATGACTGGTGCTATTTTTGTCAGAGCAGAGCGCTCCAGCCGAGGACCGGGGGAGGTAAGGGGAGCAAGCAGTCCGAGGACATTAGTAGGTTTGTAGGGTGATTGTTCTCTCCAGCTCCAAACCACCTTTTTTGCCCTGCCAgctgcctcccagcccccagccagccccACAGCCCTTTCTTCCACTCCAGGCACTGCTAGAGAGTGCCTGCAACTCTGCCTTTGGGGCCAACACACGTCTGTGTGTCTGCCGGCCAGGCAGCA
The genomic region above belongs to Phocoena sinus isolate mPhoSin1 chromosome 1, mPhoSin1.pri, whole genome shotgun sequence and contains:
- the SEMA4A gene encoding semaphorin-4A isoform X1, producing the protein MALPALGLDSWSLLGLFLFQLLLLLLPPPTTARGDGQGPTPRVKYYAGDGRRALSFFHQKGLQDFDTLLLSGDGDTLYVGAREAILALNIQDPGAPRLKNMIPWPASDRKKSECAFKKKSNEELQDSNLLPISEDKVVEGKGQSPFDPAHKHTAVLADGMLYSGTMNNFLGSEPILMRTLGSQPVLKTDNFLRWLQPDASFVAAIPSTHVVYFFFEETASEFEFFEKLHTSRVARVCKNDVGGEKLLQKKWTTFLKAQLLCAQPGQLPFNIIRHAVLLADNSSTDPYVYAVFTSQWQVGGTRSSAVCAFSLKDIKHVFEGKYKELNKETSRWTTYGFSDISPRPGSCLEGPSSDKALTFMKDHFLMDEPVVGTPLLVKSGVEYTRLAVETAQGIYGNSHLVMYLGTSTGSLHKAVVSGDNNAYLVEEIQLLPDPEPVRNLQLAPTQGAVFAGFSGGIWRVPRANCSVYDSCVDCVLARDPHCAWDPESQICSLLPTPIPKSWKQDMERGNPEWACASGPMGRSGRPRSRPQIIKEVLAVPNSILELPCPHLSALASYHWSHGTAAIPDISSTVYHGSLLLLLRDGVGGLYQCWATENDFSYPVVSYWVDSQDQPLALDPELAGIPRERMEASLTGVGGGAALAAPRSYWPHFLTVTVLLALVLSGALILLLASPLGALRARGKVQGCGTLPLGEKAPLSREQCLQSPKEFRTSASDVDADSNLQGTEVA